The nucleotide window TGGAATCCGCGATAAATAAGGTGTTCATGCCTCTTTGAATCGGATGATATTAGGGTGCCGAAGCGACCGGTGATTGATGATCTCTCTCGCCACATTCTCGTCGATCTACGTACACTCCAAGAAGAAGCCCACAAGGAAAGTAAGCGATCCGATCGAAACAAGGCGGAAGATAAAGGGAAACAACTCCGACCTTTTGCCCTCTCGGGATGTACTTCATCGCAACGAGTTCCTTCGTCTCCTTGTGCCGCAGCAACCTCGCAACCCCAAAATTGCCGGCCCCCAGATCCCTAACCAGCTCGTACTTGTCCATCTTCCTCTCTCCACACAAACCGATCGAGAAATCCCAGCGAGAGCTCTTCCGAAGCTTCTGCTCCGAGGAACCGGAACGAGCAATGCTTCCCAATTTAAGAGGCGGAATCACGTGAGAGATGGGCACTGCTGACGACCGGGAATTGCCGACGCAGATTAATTAATTAGGGAATCATGTCGGCCATACACGAGATCTTGCGGCAGAGGCGAGGGGGTGGGGGGGCGGGCGCCGCGGGAGAAGCAAGCCGCGTCCGGTGGCATGGGATGGGCGTCGATCTCTCATTATTTAAGCTCCTTCTTGACCGCATCTCGGTGATGCGGGTGTCGAAGGGAACGACGCGCAAGGGCTACACGTGTAGGCATGCGTACGATGAGTAGCTTCGTGCGGTCGAGAGGAGCGTGCTTTAATTGTCGGACGGCCTTGATGATGATGCATTATGGAATACGAAGGGCAAAGGTGATGAGTGCACCGATCGAACCGGATTTGGTGTAAATAATCTCTTCAACGACTCTCCGATTTCCGGCAAATCCTTTTACCTATCAGAAGCTTCGTTTGTCTTTttgatcttctttttttttctccgtATGGATCTCTTTTTCTTTTCGTTTTTTTGGAAAATTTCGGAGAttcaaaaaagaataaaatagaaGGAGAAGATCAGAGATTTTtgtaaataaaatttcttattcGGACCAATAAACTCAGTATGGAATGTATTAGCAAGCTTAGCACAAGCTAGATTTGCCActtagaagttggatttattagggATGCATGTTTTGGAGCTTCAGATGGTATGCGAAGAATCATGGAAGAGCAACAACAATCGATGTTAGACACTGTCCTttttatcttctttcttcttcttcttcttcttcttcttcttcttcttcgtccatGAATCTCTTCCAGAACCAGTGTTGCTTCCAGACCTTCTCGGTCATTTCATCGATCGGCACGTTCTTCGTCTCGGGCAACAGGAAGATGACGAACAGCCCCATCACCACAATCCATGCGGCAAAGAAGAAGAATATCCCCGCACGCAGATGGCACATAATGGAGAGGAAAGCCTGGGCGATGACGAAGGTGAAGATCATGTTGGAGCTGACGGCAAAGGCATAGCCGGCGGTCCTCGTCGCCAACGGGAAGGTCTCGCTGGGGATCAGCCAACCAAGCGGACCCCAAGACCAGGCAAAGCTTGACACGAAGAGGCATACCAGCACCACCACCCAAATTGCCACGCCGTGTTCGAGTTCATCAGTTGCTCTCAAGTTGACGAGTAGAATGCCTCCGATAGCCACCTGCGTGCATGCAGATCAACCACCACTTGGGTTAGAATATATCTGAGCATCGATGTATGTGACTAGTTGTTTTAACCTGCGTGATCAACATCTGCCCACAGGCTTCGAGAAGCAGGAATCTCCTCCCGACTTTGTCCACCAAGACCACCGATACGACGGTGGACAGGACATTGACGATACCCGTGATGACCGCGGAGAGCAGCGACGCGTCGTTCTTGAATCCGATGGTCTGGAAGAGGACCGGAGCATAAAACATGATGGCGTTGATCCCGGTGAACTGCTGGAAGACCTGCATCACGATGGCGATCACCAGCTGGGGGCGGCTCGATCGTTTCATGAGGTTCCTGAACGGATGCTTCACTTGCCGTGCCATCTCGCAGGCACGCAGGATCTCTTGGTACTCCGCATCCACGTTGTCGGTCCCCCTGATCTTCTTCAGCATGGCCAAGCCTTCCATCAGCAGCTCCCGCTCGATGAGTCTCGTCGGCGTCTCGGCGATCACGAGGGATCCCAAGCAAAGCATGGTCGCCGGCACGCCGGCCAAGCCAAGCGCGAGTCTCCATCCCCAGGGGTGGATATTGGACACGAGGTAGTTCACGATGTTGGCCACGAAGATCCCGATCGTCACATCGAGTTGGAAGAGGATGTTCAAGGCTCCCCGGACGCGGACTGGCGCGATCTCCGACAAGAAGAGAGGAACCGCCTGCAGCAAGAAGAACGCACATGTTGGCGGCCAGCTTCACTCTTGATGCATGAAGTGGAGCGACAAGATACAGGTAACATGTTATCTTCCAAGAGAAAgtgaatagagagagagaaatagaggagAAAGCGGAGACGAGTGATAGAAAGGAAGTCTGAGGAGAAAACCTGATTCGCAAATCCCACACCAACTCCCAGGAGAATCCTGCCTATGATCAGCATGGCGATGTTGCGAGCGGCTGCATTGAGGACGACGCCGGCCAAGAAGAACACCGACGCGGCTTGCATCGTCAGCCGCCGGCCACGTTTGGTGCAGAGCTCGGAAGCTAAGAAGCTGGATAGCAAGGCGGCGAGGTACAAGGACGAAGTGAAAAGCTGAACGCCTTGGTTGTCGTACTTGCAGTAGTTGTCTTCCTTGGCCTTGTGTTTCCTTGCATACACCCCCGGGAAGAACTCCTCCAAGAAGTCGTCCATCGATG belongs to Musa acuminata AAA Group cultivar baxijiao chromosome BXJ1-11, Cavendish_Baxijiao_AAA, whole genome shotgun sequence and includes:
- the LOC135596424 gene encoding sugar transport protein MST4-like, with amino-acid sequence MPAIAMSNGPKEFQGNITVYVVICGVISATGGLIFGYDIGISGGVTSMDDFLEEFFPGVYARKHKAKEDNYCKYDNQGVQLFTSSLYLAALLSSFLASELCTKRGRRLTMQAASVFFLAGVVLNAAARNIAMLIIGRILLGVGVGFANQAVPLFLSEIAPVRVRGALNILFQLDVTIGIFVANIVNYLVSNIHPWGWRLALGLAGVPATMLCLGSLVIAETPTRLIERELLMEGLAMLKKIRGTDNVDAEYQEILRACEMARQVKHPFRNLMKRSSRPQLVIAIVMQVFQQFTGINAIMFYAPVLFQTIGFKNDASLLSAVITGIVNVLSTVVSVVLVDKVGRRFLLLEACGQMLITQVKTTSHIHRCSDIF